The following proteins are encoded in a genomic region of Natrinema sp. DC36:
- the folP gene encoding dihydropteroate synthase, with product MNSVDAAGLGIGDDYPPRIMGVLNVSEESPYDPSVFDDPGEAARYVDEELIGEGADIVDIGLESANKRFDVLSADEELERLHVALDTIESVSGDAIFSIETRYAEVADEALSQGFDMVNDICGFADPEMPRVCEEHDVAVAKMASPPNLERPGAVEETDWAVRKSPDWAETADYVDQVYEALKQNGLTDKTIVDPAFGGWSEAQTLEDDRETFRRLREFRALGRPMLVSINRKNFLGEIADRETEERLPVSLAATSMAVERGAHVIRTHDVAETRDAALIGKAFTERASVTADGLTISQLDVHSTREFRTQLRERGIDPAIAGDWQPHLLEIDGLAPDASDRLTTVALEHGAGIRRVTDGKWLLVGSTGTISDVATDLTAKNGRLSDFGRELSRVLR from the coding sequence ATGAACAGCGTCGACGCCGCCGGTCTGGGGATCGGAGACGACTACCCGCCCCGGATCATGGGCGTACTGAACGTCAGCGAGGAGTCTCCCTACGATCCGAGCGTCTTCGACGATCCCGGCGAGGCGGCTCGCTACGTCGACGAGGAGCTGATCGGCGAAGGGGCCGATATCGTTGACATCGGCCTCGAGTCCGCGAACAAACGCTTCGACGTGCTCTCGGCCGACGAAGAACTCGAGCGGCTCCACGTCGCGCTCGACACGATCGAGAGCGTCTCCGGGGACGCGATCTTCTCGATCGAGACGCGCTACGCCGAGGTCGCCGACGAGGCCCTCTCGCAGGGGTTCGACATGGTCAACGACATCTGCGGTTTCGCCGATCCCGAGATGCCGCGCGTCTGCGAGGAGCACGACGTCGCCGTCGCGAAGATGGCGAGTCCGCCGAATCTCGAGCGGCCGGGGGCGGTCGAGGAAACCGACTGGGCCGTTCGGAAGTCGCCCGACTGGGCGGAAACAGCCGACTACGTCGATCAAGTCTACGAGGCGTTGAAACAGAACGGGCTGACCGACAAGACGATCGTCGACCCCGCGTTCGGCGGGTGGAGCGAGGCCCAGACGCTCGAGGACGACCGCGAGACGTTCCGCCGGCTTCGGGAGTTCCGCGCACTCGGGCGACCGATGCTGGTCTCGATCAATCGGAAGAACTTCCTCGGCGAGATCGCGGATCGGGAGACCGAGGAGCGACTCCCGGTCAGCCTCGCGGCGACATCGATGGCCGTCGAGCGCGGCGCACACGTGATCAGGACCCACGACGTGGCCGAAACGCGGGACGCGGCCCTGATCGGGAAGGCCTTCACCGAGCGCGCGAGCGTTACCGCGGACGGACTCACGATCTCGCAACTGGACGTCCACTCCACCCGGGAGTTTCGAACGCAGCTCCGGGAACGCGGCATCGATCCCGCGATTGCCGGCGATTGGCAGCCCCACCTCCTCGAGATCGACGGCCTCGCGCCCGACGCGAGCGACCGGCTCACGACGGTCGCACTCGAGCACGGCGCGGGCATCCGACGGGTGACCGACGGGAAATGGTTACTCGTTGGATCGACAGGGACTATTTCCGATGTTGCCACCGATTTAACTGCCAAAAACGGTCGTCTCAGCGATTTCGGACGGGAGTTGTCAAGGGTGCTGCGTTAA
- a CDS encoding 6-hydroxymethylpterin diphosphokinase MptE-like protein: MEFDEWEPVYEAICADFGYDRAGDERGRDLLASVLEESFDLAGLSFVSGVTAAIAGAGPSLETDRHLERAREADVILAASTAVDTLASHGIDVDCMVTDLDKNPDTVERLTAQGVPVAVHGHGDNLAAIRDVVPECDGAYVLPTTQAAPCGSVRNVGGFTDGDRAAFLADHVGAARLEFVGWDFDDPAVDPAKAHKLEWAERLLYWLESRRGERFTVLDGRRDAIDTDGIPVGSQ; encoded by the coding sequence ATGGAGTTCGACGAGTGGGAGCCCGTCTACGAGGCGATCTGCGCCGATTTCGGCTACGACCGTGCCGGTGACGAACGAGGACGCGATCTCCTCGCGTCGGTTCTTGAGGAATCGTTCGACCTCGCCGGCCTTTCGTTCGTCAGCGGAGTGACTGCCGCTATCGCGGGTGCCGGCCCGTCGCTCGAGACCGATCGGCACCTCGAGCGAGCGCGCGAGGCCGACGTCATCCTCGCCGCATCGACGGCCGTCGACACGCTCGCGAGCCACGGCATCGACGTTGACTGCATGGTGACCGATCTCGACAAGAATCCCGACACCGTCGAACGACTCACAGCTCAGGGCGTTCCGGTCGCGGTCCACGGCCACGGTGATAACCTCGCGGCGATTCGCGATGTCGTTCCCGAGTGCGACGGTGCGTACGTCCTCCCGACAACGCAGGCTGCACCCTGCGGATCGGTCCGAAACGTCGGCGGCTTCACCGACGGCGACCGCGCGGCGTTTCTCGCCGACCACGTCGGCGCCGCGCGCCTCGAGTTCGTCGGCTGGGATTTCGACGATCCCGCGGTCGACCCCGCGAAGGCTCACAAACTCGAGTGGGCCGAACGCCTCCTTTACTGGCTCGAGTCGCGCCGCGGCGAGCGGTTCACGGTGCTCGACGGTCGACGAGATGCGATCGATACGGATGGGATTCCCGTCGGCTCGCAGTGA